From a region of the Chitinophaga caseinilytica genome:
- a CDS encoding AhpC/TSA family protein, protein MKKFLSLSLVALAAVPGAFAQEAFTVEGRYAGSDPYLYLQYPGAKGTYVKDSVAVRNGQFRFAGTIEGPVYASLSGKLKSRSMDDPNIQFFFLEPGKTTITAKENAFKEMAVAGGAVQADFNVVNKQKAPIKKQWEPFFKSLDSINKIDNFKAQEFKSGLKPYYADMEKIDMAYIDAHPGTYLSAFLLRGYSYSLPTEKLQAYFDQFSAAIKNGMAKGMGDELERRKIGVPGTEAYAFATSDINGQPFQLADYRGKYVLIDFWASWCLPCRKGNPHLKKLYAQYKEKGLEIIGVSDDDSKPEAWRKAVNDDGIGIWKHVLRGMDREKIMAGIYNPTDISKRFGIASLPTKVLIDPQGKIIGRFEGGDRDDAKMDAQLESLFGGK, encoded by the coding sequence ATGAAAAAATTCCTTTCCTTATCGCTGGTTGCGCTGGCGGCCGTTCCCGGGGCTTTTGCGCAGGAGGCGTTCACCGTCGAAGGACGGTATGCGGGCAGTGATCCGTATCTGTATTTGCAGTATCCCGGCGCAAAGGGGACTTACGTGAAAGACAGCGTAGCCGTGCGCAACGGGCAATTCCGGTTCGCCGGAACGATAGAAGGGCCCGTGTATGCGAGCCTGAGCGGGAAGTTGAAATCCCGCAGTATGGACGATCCCAACATCCAGTTCTTCTTCCTCGAGCCCGGTAAAACCACCATCACCGCGAAAGAAAACGCCTTCAAGGAAATGGCCGTTGCGGGCGGTGCGGTGCAGGCAGACTTTAACGTCGTGAACAAACAGAAAGCGCCCATCAAAAAGCAATGGGAACCTTTTTTCAAATCCCTTGATTCCATCAATAAAATCGATAATTTCAAGGCACAGGAGTTTAAGTCGGGCTTGAAGCCGTATTACGCCGACATGGAGAAGATCGATATGGCGTACATCGACGCGCATCCCGGCACCTACCTGAGCGCATTTTTGCTGCGCGGGTATAGTTATTCGCTGCCGACGGAAAAGCTGCAGGCCTATTTCGATCAGTTTTCCGCAGCCATCAAAAACGGTATGGCGAAGGGAATGGGCGATGAGCTGGAACGACGGAAGATCGGTGTGCCGGGAACGGAAGCTTACGCGTTCGCAACGTCCGACATCAACGGGCAACCCTTCCAACTGGCCGATTACCGCGGAAAGTACGTGCTGATCGATTTCTGGGCCAGCTGGTGCCTGCCCTGCCGGAAAGGCAACCCGCACCTGAAGAAACTGTACGCGCAGTATAAGGAAAAAGGGCTGGAGATCATCGGCGTGTCTGACGACGACAGCAAGCCCGAAGCCTGGCGCAAAGCGGTGAACGACGACGGGATCGGGATTTGGAAGCATGTGCTGCGCGGCATGGACCGCGAAAAGATCATGGCCGGCATCTATAACCCGACCGATATCAGCAAGCGTTTCGGCATCGCCTCCCTGCCCACGAAAGTGCTCATCGATCCCCAAGGGAAGATCATCGGGCGGTTCGAAGGCGGCGACCGCGACGATGCGAAGATGGACGCGCAGCTGGAAAGCCTGTTCGGCGGGAAGTAA
- a CDS encoding endonuclease/exonuclease/phosphatase family protein encodes MKRNITLLAILLLACFSAAAQDTLRVLSYNILEGMVKDTTRGKKVFVEWVKDHRPDVVALQECNGFTQKSLEELALSYGHPYAVIVKENGYPTGLTSRFPIAGIQKINDNMTHGFIMAKVGKYNIVVLHLNPHKHKKRRAEIAQVIANMDLQTDKKNRIVMGDFNSVSPLDRERIEKSDYLARQKAAAAQRPVLDNLAEGGVVDYAVQQQMLDAGFTDAGKTFDERQQAQSGKSIIATNARIDYVYLSGDLKKKIIRCAFIYDPFTAVHSDHRPILLELKQ; translated from the coding sequence ATGAAAAGAAATATCACGCTCCTGGCCATCCTGCTCCTGGCCTGCTTTTCCGCCGCGGCACAGGACACACTGCGCGTACTCAGCTATAACATCCTCGAAGGGATGGTGAAAGACACCACCCGCGGTAAAAAAGTATTCGTGGAATGGGTGAAGGATCACCGGCCCGATGTGGTAGCCCTGCAGGAATGCAACGGTTTCACCCAGAAATCGCTGGAAGAACTGGCGCTGAGCTACGGCCATCCCTACGCGGTGATCGTGAAGGAAAACGGCTATCCCACAGGCCTCACGTCCCGCTTCCCCATCGCCGGCATCCAGAAGATCAACGACAACATGACCCATGGCTTCATCATGGCGAAAGTGGGAAAATACAACATCGTGGTGCTGCACCTCAACCCGCACAAGCATAAGAAAAGAAGGGCCGAGATCGCGCAGGTGATCGCCAATATGGATTTGCAGACCGATAAAAAGAACCGGATCGTGATGGGCGATTTCAATTCCGTGTCGCCGCTGGACAGGGAACGCATCGAAAAATCGGATTATCTCGCCCGCCAGAAAGCCGCGGCCGCCCAGCGCCCCGTGCTCGACAATCTCGCCGAAGGCGGCGTGGTAGACTACGCCGTGCAGCAGCAGATGCTGGACGCGGGCTTCACCGACGCCGGCAAAACGTTCGACGAACGGCAGCAGGCGCAATCCGGCAAAAGCATCATCGCTACCAACGCGCGCATCGATTACGTGTACCTTTCCGGCGACCTGAAAAAGAAGATCATCCGCTGCGCGTTCATCTACGATCCCTTCACGGCCGTTCATTCCGACCACCGGCCCATTCTCCTCGAACTCAAACAATAA
- a CDS encoding RagB/SusD family nutrient uptake outer membrane protein → MRSVYQYIIAAGTLLAGSACNKQLDKLRPHNVTYEEQQFSSPEGFQKAVYGAYSAVAGGASATSFNFNDMQLFLSDAHGNDIRATDAGVNKYTNAFGYLNSAEKDLSLTHDYWRGAYNASLLINKILANVKPGEANPAILQAKGEALFLRAYIYFNLVRLYGKPYYQNGGNNPGVMLITTDNNGPAFAPPRATVKAVYERVVADLNDALPLLKANNGNLYATRYAAFGLLSRVYLYMGGTFGGPDAAANRKAREYADSVIRNGGYALLQGDAYANYYKNDAPGNVEDIFSVNTAFNQGLLSNLYAMPSQINYTGGLYRPSPDLLAQLQPQDLRWKFFIRNVTPGFAQDTLATVKYMINYTSLYSLSPNRYLRLAEMYLNRAEAAVKGATMPVRWQTST, encoded by the coding sequence ATGAGATCCGTTTATCAATATATCATCGCTGCGGGAACATTGCTGGCCGGCAGCGCCTGCAACAAGCAGCTCGACAAGCTGCGGCCGCATAACGTGACGTACGAAGAGCAGCAGTTTTCGTCGCCCGAGGGGTTCCAGAAGGCTGTGTACGGCGCGTATTCCGCCGTGGCGGGAGGCGCCTCGGCCACTTCGTTCAACTTCAACGACATGCAGCTGTTCCTGTCAGACGCGCACGGCAACGACATTCGCGCTACAGACGCGGGCGTGAACAAGTACACCAACGCGTTCGGGTACCTGAATTCCGCCGAAAAAGACCTGTCGCTCACCCATGATTACTGGCGCGGGGCCTACAATGCATCGCTGCTGATCAACAAGATCCTCGCCAACGTGAAGCCCGGTGAAGCCAATCCCGCGATCCTCCAGGCAAAGGGCGAAGCGCTGTTCCTCCGCGCTTATATCTACTTCAACCTGGTACGCCTTTACGGCAAACCGTATTACCAGAACGGGGGCAACAACCCCGGCGTGATGCTCATTACGACAGACAATAACGGGCCCGCGTTTGCGCCGCCCCGCGCTACAGTGAAAGCCGTGTACGAGCGGGTGGTGGCAGATCTGAACGATGCACTGCCGCTGCTGAAGGCCAACAACGGGAATCTGTACGCTACGCGGTACGCGGCTTTTGGGCTGCTGTCGCGCGTGTACCTCTACATGGGCGGCACTTTCGGCGGCCCGGACGCGGCGGCTAACAGGAAAGCCCGTGAGTACGCGGATTCCGTGATCCGCAACGGCGGATACGCGCTGCTGCAGGGCGATGCCTATGCCAACTATTACAAAAACGACGCGCCCGGCAATGTTGAAGACATTTTCTCCGTGAACACCGCGTTCAACCAGGGTTTGCTGTCGAACCTGTACGCCATGCCGTCGCAGATCAATTACACGGGCGGGTTGTACCGTCCGTCGCCCGACCTGCTGGCGCAGCTGCAGCCGCAAGACCTCCGCTGGAAGTTTTTCATCCGCAACGTGACGCCGGGTTTTGCGCAAGACACGCTCGCCACGGTGAAATACATGATCAATTACACGTCGCTCTACAGCCTGTCGCCCAACCGATACCTCCGCCTGGCGGAGATGTACCTGAACCGCGCGGAGGCGGCGGTGAAGGGGGCGACAATGCCAGTGCGCTGGCAGACCTCAACGTGA
- a CDS encoding DUF5689 domain-containing protein — translation MKHFNKFLLAAGAAAILIAGCRKKEDYHFTTELAVDTRIVRLNALPDTTQIIVYAEGTWTVEPLEKTDWMTLQQSSGEGKGSIYAEVTSNEGNLPRAVKILVRAGGKSDTISLQQRGLTPQIAIADTTLQSIANGGSIKSVITTNVPLEKMTVSYRFDDPEQQNWISNASIQNGYLFMKADTSRAAAMRSGLLTLSYLDALGTTTRDSVRIHQHPGIDFTGAVMKDFTYIKQALAAGTIDENIYVEGIVISDKGHPNIAKNLNATSNKHTVDKSENAVAVYVQSMDGTMGLYIKTQTPGDNIFSFNDHVKIWLKGATLARLTNPDRVTVSGIVAPQVMQKESNTATLQPREKYIGDLTDNDLYTYVKLRDVEISVPWGAFTNINEGYTARMDCFPTHIRDIRGNGMYLLTNLDVPYRRDGNALPQGSGTIAGILVSETMDRYGGNIGKYAIRHLRREDIALQQSRENGFSNVLVEWGRFRNEFAATPTATQNPLTPETGSGRFYQSPKAGLNFTSSGISAATDFNALLQEPTTNKGAVGNGGWATKNWWNATENRGEYWMIEVSTAGISTPVSLQLDGNSDIGGPRNFTVEWASTNDAASTWNTVGTFTFQDVVNWSNTLLTQVAGTKVVNFQFPQAASGLETLYIRIRVTNKTAGTSTAVSGGSVGANSVSRIVHASIKYNK, via the coding sequence ATGAAGCATTTCAATAAATTCCTCCTGGCCGCCGGCGCCGCAGCGATCCTCATCGCCGGTTGCCGCAAGAAAGAAGACTACCATTTCACGACGGAACTGGCCGTAGACACCCGCATCGTTCGCCTGAACGCATTGCCCGACACCACACAGATCATCGTGTACGCAGAAGGCACATGGACGGTGGAGCCCCTCGAAAAAACGGACTGGATGACGCTGCAGCAATCTTCCGGCGAAGGCAAAGGCAGCATTTACGCGGAAGTGACCAGCAACGAAGGCAATCTCCCCCGCGCGGTGAAAATCCTCGTGCGGGCAGGCGGCAAATCCGACACCATTTCCCTGCAGCAACGGGGCCTCACACCGCAGATCGCCATCGCAGACACCACGCTGCAAAGCATTGCGAACGGCGGCTCCATCAAATCCGTCATCACCACCAACGTGCCGTTGGAAAAGATGACCGTCAGCTACCGGTTCGACGATCCCGAACAACAAAACTGGATCAGCAACGCCAGCATCCAGAACGGCTACCTTTTCATGAAAGCCGATACCAGTCGCGCTGCCGCCATGCGCAGCGGCCTGCTCACCCTCAGTTACCTCGACGCGCTGGGCACCACTACCCGCGATTCCGTCCGCATCCACCAGCATCCCGGCATCGATTTCACGGGCGCGGTGATGAAGGATTTCACCTACATCAAACAGGCGCTCGCGGCCGGCACTATCGATGAGAATATTTATGTGGAAGGGATCGTGATCAGCGACAAGGGGCATCCCAACATCGCCAAAAATTTAAATGCCACCAGCAACAAGCATACGGTCGATAAATCGGAGAACGCCGTGGCCGTGTATGTGCAAAGCATGGACGGTACGATGGGGCTGTACATCAAGACCCAAACCCCGGGCGATAATATCTTCAGCTTCAACGACCATGTGAAAATCTGGTTAAAAGGCGCCACCCTTGCCCGCCTTACGAATCCTGACCGTGTAACGGTATCGGGTATCGTAGCGCCGCAGGTGATGCAGAAGGAAAGCAATACCGCCACATTGCAGCCCCGCGAAAAATACATCGGCGACCTGACCGATAACGACCTGTATACTTACGTGAAGCTGCGCGATGTGGAGATTTCCGTTCCCTGGGGCGCTTTCACCAATATCAATGAAGGGTATACGGCCAGGATGGACTGCTTCCCCACGCATATCCGCGACATCCGCGGCAACGGCATGTACCTGCTCACGAACCTGGACGTGCCTTACCGGCGGGACGGGAACGCCCTGCCCCAGGGCTCCGGCACCATCGCCGGCATCCTGGTGAGCGAAACGATGGACCGTTACGGCGGCAACATCGGCAAATACGCCATCCGCCACCTCCGCCGGGAAGACATTGCACTACAACAATCCCGCGAAAACGGGTTCTCCAACGTACTGGTGGAATGGGGCCGCTTCCGCAACGAATTTGCTGCCACGCCCACGGCCACCCAGAACCCGCTTACCCCCGAAACCGGATCCGGGCGATTCTACCAAAGCCCCAAAGCCGGGCTGAACTTCACTTCCAGCGGTATTTCCGCCGCCACCGACTTCAACGCATTGCTGCAGGAGCCCACCACCAACAAAGGGGCTGTCGGCAATGGCGGATGGGCCACCAAAAACTGGTGGAACGCCACCGAAAACCGCGGCGAATACTGGATGATCGAAGTATCGACGGCAGGCATCAGCACGCCGGTTTCCCTTCAGCTGGACGGGAATTCCGACATCGGCGGGCCTCGCAACTTCACCGTGGAATGGGCATCCACCAACGATGCCGCATCAACCTGGAACACCGTTGGCACCTTCACTTTCCAGGATGTGGTGAACTGGTCGAACACCCTGCTGACCCAGGTGGCTGGCACCAAAGTGGTGAACTTCCAGTTCCCGCAGGCCGCCAGCGGACTGGAGACGCTCTACATCCGCATCCGCGTCACCAACAAGACCGCAGGAACGTCTACAGCCGTTTCCGGCGGATCGGTGGGCGCGAATTCCGTTTCCAGGATCGTGCATGCGTCGATTAAGTATAATAAGTAA
- a CDS encoding TlpA disulfide reductase family protein — MKTISQILACCLLATSAMAQEAVVEGKIAGLPDGTKIYFNPIFAGGKPDSAEAKGGAFRIATKASESDLFLLRAGNDRYAKHGGAVFYMEPGVLKVSGKGPLLKDLVFAGTPYARELNSLAGLNNTKPFKARTALGEKLNAAYEKKDTVTLKALRPEFNKLDSAVTGEYEKWVDQHPASPVSAMVLGFFIRYEDMDKLEKHLKDLEPSAKQNVFAKRMQHSVEAARATAIGKMAPEFTQNDTLGKAVSLKDFRGQYVLIDFWASWCVPCREENPTVVKAFLRFRDKKFTVLGVSLDREQDKAKWIKAIHDDNLTWTHVSDLKFWDNAVSRQYDIKSIPANFLLDPEGRIIGKNLRGEELEKKLAEVLL; from the coding sequence ATGAAAACGATTAGCCAGATACTCGCATGTTGCCTGCTCGCAACCTCCGCCATGGCGCAGGAAGCGGTAGTGGAAGGGAAGATCGCGGGTTTGCCCGATGGCACGAAAATCTATTTCAATCCAATTTTCGCCGGTGGAAAGCCCGATTCCGCCGAGGCGAAAGGCGGCGCGTTCCGCATCGCCACAAAGGCCAGTGAATCGGATCTGTTTTTACTGCGCGCCGGCAACGACCGGTATGCAAAGCATGGCGGTGCGGTTTTCTACATGGAGCCGGGCGTGCTGAAGGTGTCGGGGAAAGGCCCGCTGCTGAAGGACCTCGTGTTTGCCGGTACCCCTTATGCCAGGGAGCTCAACAGTCTTGCCGGTCTGAACAACACCAAACCGTTCAAAGCGAGGACGGCACTGGGCGAAAAGCTGAACGCGGCATATGAGAAGAAAGATACCGTAACGTTGAAAGCACTTCGCCCGGAATTCAACAAACTGGATTCCGCCGTTACCGGCGAATATGAAAAGTGGGTCGACCAGCATCCGGCTTCGCCGGTGAGCGCCATGGTGCTGGGCTTCTTCATCCGGTACGAGGATATGGACAAGCTGGAAAAACACCTTAAAGACCTGGAGCCTTCCGCCAAACAGAACGTGTTCGCCAAAAGAATGCAACATAGCGTGGAAGCGGCCAGGGCCACGGCCATCGGGAAAATGGCGCCTGAGTTCACGCAGAACGACACGCTCGGCAAAGCCGTTTCGCTGAAAGATTTCCGCGGCCAATACGTGCTGATCGATTTCTGGGCCAGTTGGTGCGTGCCCTGCCGCGAGGAGAACCCCACTGTGGTAAAGGCTTTCCTGCGGTTCCGCGATAAGAAATTCACCGTGCTCGGCGTTTCGCTCGACCGGGAACAGGACAAAGCCAAATGGATCAAGGCCATCCACGACGACAACCTGACCTGGACACACGTTTCCGATCTCAAATTCTGGGATAACGCCGTGTCCAGACAATACGACATCAAATCCATCCCCGCCAACTTCCTCCTCGACCCGGAAGGCCGGATCATCGGGAAGAATTTAAGAGGGGAGGAGCTGGAAAAGAAACTGGCTGAGGTTTTGCTTTAG
- a CDS encoding 2-hydroxyacid dehydrogenase produces MKMLFFSAKPYDRQFFHQANEKHGFELEFLETHLGPHIVNAVDDGTPVVCTFVNDKLTEEVIGVLAAKGVKVLALRCAGFNNVQLDAARKHGIRVCRVPAYSPEAVAEHAVAMLLTLVRKTHKAYNRVREQNFALNGLLGFNLHGKTVGAVGTGKIGKAFCRIMAGFGCRVIASDPFPDAELQAAGVEYLPLEELMAAADIISLHCPLAPENKYLINRETLRKMKRGVTIINTSRGGLLHTADVIDSLKSGHIAYLGIDVYEQEEKLFFKDLSGSIIEDDTIQRLMSFPNVLVTGHQAFFTEEALRQIAEVTLRSVGRLMNGEAVDEEVILV; encoded by the coding sequence ATGAAAATGTTATTCTTCTCCGCAAAACCATACGACAGGCAGTTTTTTCACCAGGCGAACGAAAAACACGGCTTCGAGCTGGAATTCCTGGAAACCCATCTCGGCCCGCATATCGTCAATGCCGTAGACGATGGCACCCCGGTCGTTTGCACCTTCGTGAACGACAAGCTGACCGAAGAAGTGATAGGTGTATTGGCCGCCAAGGGCGTGAAAGTGCTGGCACTGCGCTGCGCCGGGTTCAACAATGTGCAGCTGGATGCGGCCCGCAAACACGGTATCCGCGTGTGCCGCGTTCCGGCCTACTCCCCAGAAGCCGTGGCGGAACATGCCGTGGCCATGTTGCTGACGCTCGTCCGCAAAACGCACAAGGCCTACAACCGCGTACGGGAGCAGAACTTCGCGCTGAACGGGCTCCTCGGCTTCAACCTCCACGGCAAAACGGTAGGTGCGGTGGGCACAGGCAAAATAGGCAAGGCTTTTTGCAGGATCATGGCGGGGTTCGGCTGCCGGGTGATCGCTTCAGACCCGTTCCCCGACGCGGAATTGCAGGCGGCCGGGGTGGAATATTTACCATTGGAGGAGCTGATGGCCGCGGCCGACATTATTTCCTTGCATTGCCCCCTCGCTCCCGAAAACAAATATCTCATCAACCGCGAAACCCTCCGGAAAATGAAACGCGGCGTCACGATCATCAATACCAGTCGCGGAGGACTGCTGCATACCGCCGACGTGATCGACAGCCTCAAATCCGGCCACATCGCCTATCTCGGCATCGATGTGTACGAGCAGGAGGAGAAACTGTTTTTCAAAGACCTGTCTGGCAGCATCATCGAAGACGATACCATCCAGCGGCTCATGAGTTTCCCGAACGTGCTGGTAACCGGCCACCAGGCCTTTTTCACGGAAGAAGCCCTGCGGCAGATCGCGGAGGTAACATTGCGGAGCGTGGGGCGATTGATGAATGGGGAAGCGGTGGATGAGGAGGTGATACTCGTGTAA
- a CDS encoding RagB/SusD family nutrient uptake outer membrane protein, whose amino-acid sequence MIRRRAGVGDTSNITGQPLFNEILKQRRLELMFEGHSSYDCFRNGLPMVRTYASGSSGAMTVQATDPKVLMRISADEIIGNPNLTQNEQ is encoded by the coding sequence GTGATCCGCCGGCGCGCGGGCGTGGGGGATACGTCCAACATCACGGGGCAGCCACTGTTCAACGAAATCCTCAAGCAGCGCCGCCTGGAGCTCATGTTCGAAGGCCATAGCAGTTACGATTGCTTCCGGAACGGATTGCCCATGGTGCGGACGTATGCTTCGGGATCGTCGGGCGCCATGACGGTGCAGGCGACCGATCCGAAGGTGTTGATGCGCATTTCGGCGGATGAGATCATCGGCAACCCGAACCTCACACAAAACGAACAATAA
- a CDS encoding RagB/SusD family nutrient uptake outer membrane protein, which produces MKTNKHRILYLLLLGGSLTLGSCAKLLEEEKHSFVDADGFFKSESQCIAALNGCYIDLTNIYAADLMVSIEAVTDLAFLNSSNLDAKLEISPANPGMGDNVWTACYRGVMYCNAAIAGIEKAKIAEDRKPALKGEAVALRALYYYILTSNFGDVPFYTADVNSLDVLETIGKLGRMNASETRTALINELKEYAPKLPQTRTSEVKDNRISASLAYMLIGKLALWNKDYATCESAMEEIRKIYGQLVQYPLTDMYFRNKNTPESIFEVQYTWSAAGLKKTSTVAAFFTPTKASGTSVYDGVDIPELGNAANPFNSITPSEYMMSLYDLADPRKEIILAYSYNGTWFKRPMANNGTGKAWMGPKFWCPGMTNIADGNNQKVFRYADALLMLAEAANETGNTDLAMQCINEVKSRANADFVLTAYPGKTEFLEEVKKERARELMGEYGRKWDLVRWGDWFRAIQETIATEYPVIKDNALPYHEFYPIPDKEVMRSNGILTNPAYNQ; this is translated from the coding sequence ATGAAAACGAACAAGCACCGCATATTATATCTCCTGTTGCTCGGCGGCTCCCTCACATTGGGCAGCTGCGCCAAGCTGCTGGAAGAAGAGAAGCACAGCTTCGTGGACGCAGACGGATTCTTCAAATCGGAGAGCCAGTGCATCGCCGCGCTGAACGGCTGTTACATCGATCTTACCAACATTTACGCCGCCGATCTCATGGTTTCCATCGAAGCGGTGACCGACCTGGCGTTCCTTAATTCCTCCAACCTCGACGCCAAGCTCGAGATTTCCCCCGCCAATCCGGGGATGGGAGATAACGTATGGACGGCCTGCTACCGCGGCGTGATGTATTGCAACGCGGCCATCGCGGGGATCGAAAAGGCGAAGATCGCCGAAGACCGGAAACCCGCGCTGAAAGGGGAAGCCGTTGCGCTGAGGGCCCTGTATTATTACATCCTCACCAGCAATTTCGGCGACGTGCCGTTCTACACGGCGGATGTCAACAGCCTGGATGTGCTGGAGACCATCGGTAAGCTGGGCCGCATGAACGCCAGCGAAACCCGGACGGCGCTCATCAACGAGCTGAAGGAATACGCGCCTAAACTGCCACAAACGCGCACTTCCGAAGTGAAAGACAACCGCATATCCGCGTCCTTGGCGTATATGCTCATTGGCAAACTGGCCCTGTGGAACAAGGATTACGCCACCTGCGAAAGCGCCATGGAGGAAATCCGGAAGATCTACGGCCAGCTCGTGCAATATCCCCTCACCGATATGTATTTCCGGAACAAGAACACGCCCGAATCAATTTTCGAGGTGCAATATACCTGGTCGGCCGCCGGCCTGAAGAAAACCTCCACCGTAGCGGCTTTCTTCACCCCCACCAAAGCTTCCGGCACGAGCGTGTACGACGGCGTGGACATCCCGGAACTGGGGAATGCGGCCAATCCCTTCAACAGTATTACGCCTTCGGAATATATGATGTCGCTCTACGACCTGGCCGACCCGCGCAAGGAGATCATCCTCGCGTATTCCTACAACGGCACCTGGTTCAAGCGGCCCATGGCCAACAACGGCACCGGCAAAGCCTGGATGGGGCCGAAGTTCTGGTGCCCGGGCATGACCAACATCGCCGACGGCAACAACCAGAAAGTGTTCCGCTATGCGGATGCGCTGCTCATGCTGGCCGAAGCTGCCAACGAAACCGGCAATACCGACCTGGCCATGCAATGCATCAACGAAGTGAAATCCCGCGCCAACGCAGATTTCGTATTGACGGCATATCCCGGAAAAACGGAATTCCTGGAGGAAGTGAAGAAAGAACGCGCACGCGAGCTGATGGGCGAATACGGCCGGAAGTGGGACCTCGTGCGCTGGGGAGACTGGTTCCGCGCCATCCAGGAAACCATCGCCACGGAATACCCCGTCATCAAAGACAACGCCCTGCCCTATCACGAATTCTATCCCATCCCGGATAAGGAAGTGATGCGCTCCAACGGCATATTAACCAATCCCGCCTACAACCAGTAA